The genomic DNA CCTACAAATCCTGGATCTGGCTCTACTTACAGATCTTGGCTGGCCTGAGAACCTGCGATTGTAATCGTTAATGTCTCTTAATATCAGCAGAGGTTCTGCCTCGCCATCCTGGACCCTCTGAGGAGTGGCATGCTCATGAAATAATGGAAAGAGCAATGTTACCTgggcaagaaaagaaaaaaaattaacaaaggACAACACTAATGCCAAAAAGAAAGGAAGTAAAATAATTGTATTGTGCACACCTCTGTGAATATGAATGGAAATTTGAATCAGGAAACAGTAACAATGTCTAACAAGTTATGAAAGCAGTTGATAAGCTTGGATTAAAGTTAAAGTGAAGTTTAAGAAGGAGAGCACAAAAAGAATTTAGCCTTTATCTCTATGGGTGCATTGGAAACAAGCCATACTGACAGCTAACTGCGGGTCTGGCATGGAAAATGTGACTAATAAAAGCTCAGGTTAACtattctgcatttattttaagtCTCACCATTTGTCTGCAGATGGGGCAGTTAATAGCACCCAGCCAGGTGCCATACCTCCAGTAAGCTATGAGGCAGGAGCCTATGCAGAAAGATGACAGCACTTTACCATGGGAGCACAGCACgaatacaaattaaaaagaaCCAATAATTCATCAaatatgactttttattttaggttCAGGTTCTTACCACAGAAAAGGTGTCCACAATTAGTTTCTACAGGCAAAACAGcctgctgtaaacacacaggacaagACATGTCTGTGTAATACTGCTGCCTGGCCTCCGACTGATTATTTTCATCCTGACAGAAAGAGACCAAACACataacaatcaaacaaacatatgattttttaagttaaacagaaaatgtaatccTGTAAAACgataaagaatatttaaaatgtattttctactGTCAAAATATATTCATTGACTTTTAGATGAGTAGAATTTGTTTGCaatgcataaaaaacaaaccacaggaaATGTTCAACTTCCTGTGGTTGTTGTTCATGTGGTTTCacatttgctttgctttttagCCCAAATACTAAAAGGGTGTTTGaaaccacaaacatttttttaaaaatgacacaaaaacaagatttacCCTAAAGCTTTCTTCCTTGTTATGAGCTACAGAAAAGATACTAgcttcattttactttttgttcAGCTGAGGTATGAAAGAGACGATTCAAACTCAAGATTCTCAATCTGTCACTGAATCTTACATTTAAGACACTTTTAAGGGCAtttgaacacaaaacacaaaaggtaTCAAAGTTCCAAAGCTTACTACAATTACATCAGAACTTTTTAGGTGTTTTTGATATTCGTATGTTATCTTTTCCCCAGAGTTGATTTTCCATGCGTACCTGCTCTGTCTGGAGCTGTTGTCGGACGGCTCGAACGTGTTCCTGATTCTCAGGATGAATGTTCTGCTCCTCTTGTCTGCAAGGTCAAAAGGCAGGCGTCAAAACATTCCTCAGCTGAAACTTATGAGTGTAACAGCACATGAAGCTAGGCATTTTGGACAGCTATTACGGGAAGCAAATGATTTGAATgaccaacaaaagaaaaaggtacGCACAGAAAACAGGCAAAACTAAGCTTGCTACTCTTATCTGGACAAAAGAAAGATTTATAATTGGACTGTGGAGACTAAGATCTATGTGGAACTAAGCCAGAAATTGTTTGGTGATTTAGTGGAATATATTCACTGGGCAAATTGTACTAGATTAGGTAAAACTGCACTAATCTCCTTTACTGAAAGAAACTCTCAGAAAAAGAGTTTCTTCAAAAGTTAGAAGTAAGTCTTCCTGAAGCTTTCAGAGTTCGTGATCACACTTTTACATAATTATCATCGTGACTTCACGGCTTACCTGCAGAGCAGAGTGAGGAGGCCTGCGAGGAAGGTGACACTGAGCACCACAACAAATAAGACCTGGTTGCTAACACCTTCTATGAGGGTGTCCTCGTCTTGGATCAGGTAATCCAAGTCCCCACATTGATTGTCCTCCATCATCCACACTCATAGCCTACAAtactggaaaacaaaagaggCAAATGAGAGGTTAGCATTTCATTGAACACTGTCCCTTAACCTGTCTATACAGAAAAGGAACTTTGCACATTAATATTCTAtgtttatgattatattatttgtaGTAATAATAGGAATTATTGTATGGATATGCTATGCAACTGTTATACTAGTTTTCCAAATCACTTCCCAATGACTGCACTGTCAAATAAGTTATgactttcaaagtaaaagccttTTTAGCCTGGCTCCTTTTGCCTTTTTATGTCCTGCTCACTCCctgttattttttatctcttgtACTTATTTACTGTCcaggtcttatctacttttactgcaactgttcttaaattatacCTTTTACCCTACTATTACATTTTACccttaatttttctttttatttgtttcgttgctgtagttttatgcttttttacttttcttctaatctttagtttttttatgcAACTGCTCTTTTACCTTAAGAACTAgctagttgttgttgttgtctatttctgtttttttttttaaattttatttactctctgtgaagcacttttgGCCTACAACTCTGTATCcgaatcagaaatactttaataatcccaggggaaaattatttatgaataaaataattaataacctgtatgaaaggtgctatagaaataaataaagttgaatcagTAAAAGCCGAGTAAGGGAAGCTCTGTCGTGTCGTGTAAGGCATAAAACAAGATGAATTTCAGTATTACAAACAAACTTGGACTcgtcacagacaaacactgcagcCTTCTTATCGCCACACAGCTAACATTGCTGTACACTTGTTAATTATATTTCCAATAGCAGCTAACTTATGAGCCTAATAAGATCATAACATACACAGGAagacgttgttgttgttgtttacttttAAATCATTATGAGCTGTCATAAGCCATAAGCTGCTAGCTGTGTTTAGCATTGGCCTCGCCTAGTGATACATGTCAGGACAGCGCTGACGCTGACAGACAATGTTATGTCCTTTCATTTGGAGGAGGCTCCTCCGCCTAAACTCGACTTATTCAACACCGTTATTAAATGACAACACCGGTGGTGTtgtcttctaaaaaaaaatgttgtttttttttagctcatttcTGTCTGGTTTaggctaacaacaacaacaacaacaacaacaacaacaacaacaacaacgcctTGGAGTCTGGTTGCAGCGTTGAGAAAAGTCACAGTGTGACACCTCAGCACAAACggagctaataaaaaaaaaaaaaaaaaaaaaaaaaaaagtgtgtgcaaCATTGCAACACACATTACAAGACGTTTGAGCTCACCTACCAATAAGAAGAAGTCCACCTTTCCCTCAAGGCTTGCATTAactccattcattcattcagtcagtcagtcagtcagtcagatcatAGTCAATAGGAGCTTTGCATCAGTtttacatgctgctgctgctgctgctgtttcggtttcttgcttgcttgcttgcttccTACctacacttcttcttcttcttcttcctctttagtGTTTACTGGCATCCTTAATGTTGCATttactgccatctgctggacttGACTTCTTTCTTATTTCCTCTTCTGCTATTTGAGACAAGAAATGTCACAATgactctcctcccttccctggATTTTCCACATTGAAGTTATTTTCCACTATTCCTCATCACTCATcgcttccctctctctttcatatccaggacactgtctctctctctctctccccacagctaCATCAACCAGTTGGATGTCTCCCTACTATATTGAGTGTGCTGTTCAAtctactgtgccctattcttaaTCTACTCATGGTCACCTGTTCctctctgctacctccacaacaccccacctctcctacttcatcttgtagtttatataaattcTATAAATAtttcctggattttccaatattgtttccattgattgattatttccttccttctgcttttgatcattttactttcatttccacctcctctttctttactgcctcctttgccatttgatctgcttttttaTTCCCTTGTATCCCTATAATAagagctggtacccacatgaacGCCACCTCCGTCCCCTGCTGTGTTAATCTGGATGTCCTCAAcagtattttatataatatttcctggtgtgttttaatgctcaagagtgatgagattgaatcgctacatatgattatcttcacatccaccctgtcctccaccaATACTATAAATACACTTCTTCTGTGTTTGGGAATTAAAACGCTTCTATGCGCACTACTGCCACCCTCCGCTggcttttaatgtattttgcatttttttactttttgatcCAAAGCGTCTTACATGGAGAAATtcggggttcagtatcttgcctgTGCAGACTGCcggagccggggatcgaaccgccgatcatcgGATTAGACGACACGGCTCTACCTCCTGTGTCCTCCTGAGCCAACAGCCGCCCGGCCACAGGCGGCAGTAGGTGAGCAGCACTACGGCTTGTCCCctcaaaacaagaagaagaagcagtcaggcatacatgcatacatataatATAGCTACCTATATAAAGATACTGTACATTTACCACCTTTATACTGAGGCGTCATGCCTCGTTATGCGCAGATAGTGATGGGCCCGGCGGGCAGCGGGAAGGTGAGTTCAGTCATGCGTCACATGTCAACTAAAATGGCTTATTATCCTATTCGGCTGATATGCTAAGCTAAGGCATGAGGTTATCTTTCATGTAGAGCAAGCTCAAGTTACAGCTGccttttatttatgtatcatttattctgtttcagAGTACCTACTGCTCCACCATGGTCCAGCATTCAGAGTCCCTGAACCGCTCAGTGCAGGTGGTCAACCTGGACCCAGCTGCTGAGCACTTTGACTACCCTGTGATGGCAGGTGAACACAGCATCTTaatgacatgcacacaccacactaacaaactttaaaaactctttttacaaaccccaaaaaaactgttgtttacACTGTACACATCTGTTATTATTGATAGATCTCACTGTTTATGTATACTGTTCATTCTCCGCTGAATCTTTCTATATTTCTTTAGATATCttttaacttgtatatatttttttagatgttatatttctttcttttttttaaacattctgtttattgagttttacatatttgaaaaacaacagTGTTCAAATTACAAATCTAAATTCAGCATACCCCAGAACAGATACCAACTCCCACCCCTATCCCTCTGGCACCCAGCCCCAGCAGATAGACATgtggagttaaaaataaattaaagacaatcaaaagaagaagaaagagaagaaaaaataaagctaaataaaatagataaaatagGAAAACAAAGAATTGGTAAGTAAATAAACCAGTGAGTGAATTAACATATAAGtagatacaaaataataataacagttgtAATactcagaaaaataaatataataataagtttaataaAGGAGCATAAATCTCTGTGTTGACAGGTAGTAAGGgatcaattcaaaataaatagataa from Larimichthys crocea isolate SSNF chromosome IX, L_crocea_2.0, whole genome shotgun sequence includes the following:
- the rnf170 gene encoding E3 ubiquitin-protein ligase RNF170 encodes the protein MMEDNQCGDLDYLIQDEDTLIEGVSNQVLFVVVLSVTFLAGLLTLLCRQEEQNIHPENQEHVRAVRQQLQTEQDENNQSEARQQYYTDMSCPVCLQQAVLPVETNCGHLFCGSCLIAYWRYGTWLGAINCPICRQMVTLLFPLFHEHATPQRVQDGEAEPLLILRDINDYNRRFSGQPRSFMDRLRDVPTLLRHAFREMFSVGGLFWMFRIRILLCLVGALTYLASPLDILPEALFGLLGFMDDFFVILLLFVYISIMYREVVTQRLNG